The following proteins are co-located in the Noviherbaspirillum sp. UKPF54 genome:
- a CDS encoding leucyl aminopeptidase: MDFSIKTYDAKTGVASIKTGCLVVGVFENKKLSQAARELDGKGAISAALKSGDISGKAGSTLLLRGLDGVAAERVLLVGLGNDEAVSDKTFVSAVQAAGRVFASLGSSDALLALPLEGVKERDAAWATRAAILALRDGAYRYDTTKSKKDEAPTGVKKVALAASGAATPAAKAAVTQAVAIANGVALTKDLGNLPSNICTPTHLANVAKSLAKDYKFGVEVLDRKQIEALKMGSFLSVTKGSEEPPKFIILKHMGGKAKDAPIVLVGKGITFDTGGISIKPGANMDEMKYDMCGAASVLGTFHAIGEMGLKLNVIGVIPTCENMPSGRASKPGDIVVSMSGQTIEILNTDAEGRLILCDALTYVERFKPAAVIDVATLTGACVTALGHHNSGLFTRSDDAHDALANELLAAGKTAGDTAWRMPIEDAYQEQLKSNFADMANIGGPPGGSITAACFLERYTRKYTWAHLDIAGTAWKSGAAKGATGRPVPLLTTFLINKASGKKAA; encoded by the coding sequence ATGGACTTTAGCATAAAAACATACGACGCAAAAACCGGCGTCGCCAGCATCAAAACGGGCTGCCTGGTCGTCGGCGTATTTGAAAACAAGAAACTGTCGCAAGCCGCGCGCGAGCTCGACGGCAAGGGCGCCATCAGCGCCGCGCTCAAGTCGGGCGACATCAGCGGCAAGGCCGGCTCCACCCTGCTGCTGCGCGGACTGGACGGCGTCGCGGCCGAACGCGTACTGCTGGTCGGCCTCGGCAATGACGAAGCGGTGAGCGACAAGACCTTCGTCTCCGCCGTGCAGGCCGCCGGGCGCGTGTTTGCTTCGCTCGGCAGCAGCGATGCGCTGCTGGCGCTGCCGCTGGAAGGCGTCAAGGAGCGCGACGCCGCCTGGGCGACGCGCGCGGCGATCCTGGCCTTGCGCGACGGCGCCTACCGCTACGACACCACCAAGAGCAAGAAGGACGAAGCGCCGACAGGCGTGAAGAAGGTCGCGCTTGCCGCCTCCGGCGCCGCAACGCCTGCCGCCAAGGCCGCCGTGACGCAAGCCGTTGCGATTGCCAACGGCGTGGCCCTCACCAAGGACCTCGGCAATCTTCCCAGTAATATCTGCACGCCGACCCACCTTGCCAATGTCGCGAAGAGCCTGGCGAAGGATTACAAGTTCGGCGTCGAAGTGCTGGACCGCAAGCAGATCGAGGCGCTCAAGATGGGCAGCTTCCTGTCTGTCACCAAGGGCAGCGAAGAACCGCCGAAGTTCATCATCCTGAAGCACATGGGCGGCAAGGCCAAGGATGCGCCGATCGTGTTGGTCGGCAAGGGCATCACCTTCGATACCGGCGGCATTTCGATCAAGCCGGGCGCCAACATGGACGAGATGAAGTACGACATGTGCGGCGCAGCGTCGGTGCTGGGCACCTTCCATGCGATCGGCGAGATGGGCCTGAAGCTCAACGTGATCGGCGTGATCCCGACCTGCGAAAACATGCCTTCCGGCCGCGCCTCCAAACCGGGCGACATCGTTGTCTCGATGTCGGGCCAGACCATCGAAATCCTCAACACCGACGCCGAAGGCCGCCTGATCCTGTGCGATGCGCTGACCTACGTCGAGCGCTTCAAGCCGGCGGCCGTGATCGACGTGGCGACGCTGACCGGCGCCTGCGTAACCGCGCTCGGCCATCACAACTCCGGCCTCTTCACGCGCAGCGACGACGCGCATGACGCGCTGGCCAACGAGCTGCTGGCCGCGGGCAAGACCGCCGGCGACACCGCGTGGCGCATGCCGATCGAGGACGCCTACCAGGAACAGCTGAAGTCGAACTTCGCCGACATGGCCAATATCGGCGGGCCGCCCGGCGGCAGCATCACGGCAGCCTGCTTCCTGGAGCGCTACACCCGCAAGTACACCTGGGCGCACCTGGATATCGCCGGCACTGCCTGGAAATCCGGCGCGGCCAAGGGCGCGACCGGGCGCCCAGTGCCGCTGCTGACCACCTTCCTGATCAACAAGGCCAGCGGCAAGAAAGCGGCATAA
- the xth gene encoding exodeoxyribonuclease III: MRIATWNVNSLKVRLPQVLQWLADNPVDVLCLQETKLTDDKFPVGDIEKIGYQVVFTGQKTYNGVAIISKYPMSEVVKNNPRFEDEQQRIIAATIEGMRVVCAYIPNGQAVDSDKYQYKLRWLDALHDWLADESKSHENLALLGDYNIAPEDRDVHDPAAWAGQVLCSEPERAQFRRLLDLGFKDAFRLFEQPEKLYSWWDYRMMAFRRNMGLRIDHILLSNTLAARCNACAIDKAPRKWEQPSDHAPVIATLS; the protein is encoded by the coding sequence ATGAGGATCGCCACCTGGAATGTGAATTCGCTGAAGGTCCGCCTGCCGCAGGTGTTGCAGTGGCTGGCGGACAATCCTGTCGATGTGCTGTGCCTGCAGGAGACCAAGCTGACCGATGATAAATTCCCGGTCGGCGACATCGAGAAGATCGGCTACCAGGTCGTCTTCACCGGCCAGAAGACCTACAACGGCGTGGCGATCATCTCGAAATATCCGATGAGCGAGGTAGTGAAGAACAATCCTCGCTTCGAGGATGAGCAGCAGCGCATCATCGCCGCGACCATCGAAGGCATGCGCGTGGTGTGCGCCTACATTCCCAACGGCCAGGCGGTCGACTCCGACAAATACCAGTACAAGCTGCGGTGGCTCGATGCGCTGCACGACTGGCTGGCCGACGAATCGAAGTCGCACGAAAACCTGGCGCTCCTGGGCGACTACAACATCGCGCCCGAGGACCGCGACGTGCACGATCCTGCCGCCTGGGCCGGGCAGGTGCTGTGCTCGGAGCCGGAGCGCGCGCAATTCCGGCGCCTGCTCGATCTCGGCTTCAAGGATGCGTTCCGCCTGTTCGAGCAGCCCGAGAAGCTGTACAGCTGGTGGGACTACCGCATGATGGCGTTCCGCCGCAACATGGGGCTGCGCATCGACCATATCCTGCTGTCGAACACGCTGGCCGCGCGCTGCAATGCCTGCGCCATCGACAAGGCGCCGCGCAAGTGGGAGCAGCCGTCGGATCATGCGCCGGTGATCGCGACGCTTTCCTGA